The Hemibagrus wyckioides isolate EC202008001 linkage group LG15, SWU_Hwy_1.0, whole genome shotgun sequence genome window below encodes:
- the si:dkey-178k16.1 gene encoding band 4.1-like protein 1 isoform X10 produces MLSGRLPCSFVTHALLGSYAVQAELGDYDPDEHGLDYISNFHFAPNQTRELEERVMELHRTYRGMSPAEAEVNFLENAKKLSMYGVDLHHAKDSEGIDIMLGVCSSGLLIYRDRLRINRFAWPKILKISYKRSNFYIKIRPGEVEKKYEQFESTIGFKLPNHRASKRLWKVCIEHHTFFRLVSPEPPPKGFLVIGSKFRYSGRTQAQTRQASALIDRPAPQFERSASRRYLLSRSLEGASALGDTMDRLSQHTCSDPAHSLSRDDLDRDFMEPSPEQEMDQQQKQTLDKRSERDATPSKAMGEEPGSPLDSKAESDQDLAPRPKQEQFLDKPEDVLQKHQASINELKRALREPNSKLVHREKRLSVTSSGSTPEKKTASEEPIFIEEQDGCQTDSTLGSKEEKNKKSDRIESPLLQNEVDQAISGKICMARGGPIGSHSRKSNMNSMPSPEKPQRTKIYALKNEHIHETHSTGKNLNDNGLPHENHLENNIHANGYDEYPAETTWTERRFVGTTHVEDFWNYEEKHQGEVSPNAVIDKHMRDQYNGSRWERQSVESSDKKIKSKTTERKAVLRSDSVKSNTAEPEAKRVVPLKPERSKKLKGHGSKDQSERDALYSNLFDETKGTKSEESSGTEKLPAFCTRASVTSVTDSTAAAPKRDYTANGYVRETRKCSQTYRKQFQDTEDNTDQRLISADDDQVCFEDTSPLSDFPSNLIFSGFEQMTPLYSHVKPQKSREMRQKQTSPTDSSHSLLKSSSLESAQKKPSEPLPTPAIHAEPQEEVQREPWERRLGSVSEDDPDPDNLYFKETHLGIERKCSSITVSSTSSLEAEVDFTVLMDLQTGMEEFSRGMSELGEKDLSPELSDRAAHPAFMLGSEPIIIPQEKPTEILRSMEEPKPIIDQKTVEQRKPEPFVPKKAPRSVKAAQALKKESAELVQSFQSVRQDGSDTASVQLHSRESSDIIASQALRKTEVKIETQPNGSEVTTTIMEIADQDHGMSGLREAPFSVTERISPVSFGSLAREGSGSPLFVTENVTSATTHVTKTVKGGYSETRIEKRIIITGDDDVDQDQALAMAIKEAKQQHPDMLVTKAIVVRETESSKQDAHEQFKS; encoded by the exons ATGCTGTCGGGCCGCTTGCCATGTTCATTTGTCACACACGCTTTGCTAGGCTCATATGCCGTGCAGGCTGAACTGGGAGATTATGACCCAGATGAGCATGGACTTGACTACATCAGCAACTTCCACTTTGCTCCCAACCAGACACGCGAGCTGGAAGAGAGAGTTATGGAGCTCCACCGCACCTACAG GGGCATGAGTCCTGCGGAAGCTGAGGTGAACTTTCTGGAGAATGCTAAAAAGCTGTCAATGTACGGAGTCGATCTTCATCATGCAAAG GACTCTGAGGGCATTGACATaatgttaggtgtgtgttcaaGTGGCCTGTTGATCTACAGAGACCGTTTGCGCATTAACCGTTTTGCTTGGCCCAAGATTCTGAAAATCTCCTATAAGAGAAGCAACTTTTACATCAAAATCCGCCCTGGAGAGGTAGAGAAAAAG TATGAACAGTTTGAGAGCACCATTGGCTTTAAGCTGCCCAACCATCGAGCTTCCAAACGCTTGTGGAAGGTCTGCATTGAACACCACACCTTTTTCAG GTTGGTCTCTCCTGAACCCCCACCCAAAGGTTTTTTGGTGATTGGCTCGAAGTTCCGCTACAGTGGTCGGACCCAGGCCCAGACACGCCAGGCGAGTGCATTAATTGACAGGCCAGCCCCTCAGTTTGAGCGATCGGCTAGTCGGAGGTACTTACTCTCACGCAGTCTCGAAGGAG CATCTGCTCTGGGTGACACGATGGACAGACTCTCCCAGCACACCTGCAGTGACCCTGCACATAGCCTCTCCAGAGACGATCTGGACCGGGACTTCATGGAGCCTAGTCCAGAGCAGGAAATGGACCAGCAGCAGAAGCAAACCCTAGATAAGAGATCAGAGAGAGATGCTACTCCATCAAAGGCCATG GGGGAGGAGCCAGGCTCTCCTCTAGACTCTAAAGCTGAG TCGGACCAGGACTTGGCCCCTCGCCCTAAACAGGAG CAGTTCCTGGATAAACCTGAAGATGTACTGCAAAAACATCAGGCAAGTATCAACGAATTGAAGAGAGCGCTGAGGGAGCCCAACAGCAAGTTAGTCCACAGAGAGAAACGTCTGTCCGTGACCTCTTCTGGCAGCACTCCAGAGAAAAAAACT GCATCTGAGGAACCCATATTTATTGAGGAGCAAGACGGTTGTCAAACAGACTCAACCCTCGGTtcaaaagaggaaaagaacaaGAAGTCTGATAGAATAGAGTCACCACTCCTTCAGAATGAAGTAGATCAAGCAATTAGTGGGAAAATCTGTATGGCTCGTGGCGGCCCAATAGGAAGTCATTCCAGAAAATCAAATATGAACTCCATGCCATCCCCAGAGAAGCCTCAAAGAACCAAGATTTATGCATTAAAGAATGAACATATCCATGAAACCCATTCTACTGGCAAGAACTTAAATGACAATGGACTTCCACATGAGAATCATTTGGAGAATAATATTCATGCAAATGGCTATGACGAATATCCAGCAGAGACTACTTGGACTGAAAGAAGATTTGTTGGCACAACTCATGTAGAAGATTTTTGGAACTATGAAGAGAAACACCAGGGTGAGGTTTCCCCCAATGCAGTAATAGACAAACATATGAGAGATCAATATAATGGAAGCAGATGGGAGAGACAATCTGTGGAAAGTTcagacaaaaaaattaaaagcaaaACAACGGAACGCAAAGCAGTTCTAAGGAGTGATTCGGTTAAGAGTAATACTGCAGAACCAGAAGCAAAACGAGTTGTTCCCCTGAAACCTGAGAGGTCCAAAAAACTAAAAGGACATGGATCCAAAGATCAAAGTGAAAGAGATGCACTTTATTCCAATTTATTTGATGAGACAAAAGGAACAAAGTCTGAAGAATCATCTGGAACTGAAAAACTACCAGCTTTTTGCACACGGGCAAGTGTGACTTCAGTCACGGACAGCACTGCAGCAGCTCCTAAAAGAGACTACACAGCTAATGGCTATGTTAGAGAAACCAGAAAATGCAGCCAAACATACAGGAAACAATTTCAGGATACAGAAGACAATACTGATCAGAGACTGATCAGTGCCGATGATGACCAGGTTTGCTTTGAAGACACTTCACCACTGTCTGATTTCCCATCAAACTTAATATTTTCTGGCTTTGAGCAAATGACCCCTTTGTATTCTCATGTAAAGCCCCAGAAGTCGAGAGAGATGCGACAAAAACAGACATCCCCTACTGACTCCAGCCACAGCCTCCTCAAGAGCTCCAGCTTAGAATCAGCCCAAAAGAAACCATCG GAACCCCTTCCCACCCCAGCAATTCATGCGGAACCTCAGGAGGAAGTCCAG AGAGAGCCATGGGAACGACGTCTGGGATCAGTGTCCGAGGATGACCCAGACCCAGACAATCTATATTTCAAGGAGACCCATCTGGGCATTGAACGTAAATGCTCCAGCATCACCGTTAGCTCCACGTCCAGTTTAGAGGCCGAGGTGGACTTCACTGTCCTCATGGACCTTCAAACAGGGATGGAAGAGTTCTCCAGAGGAATGTCAGAATTAGGAGAGAAGGACCTCTCACCTGAACTTTCAGACCGGGCAGCACATCCAGCTTTCATGCTAGGGTCTGAGCCTATCATCATTCCACAAGAGAAACCCACAGAAATATTAAGGTCAATGGAAGAACCGAAACCCATCATAGATCAGAAGACTGTGGAGCAGCGTAAACCTGAG CCTTTTGTGCCAAAAAAAGCGCCAAGGTCAGTGAAGGCTGCTCAAGCTTTAAAAAAGGAATCTGCAGAGCTCGTTCAGTCGTTCCAGTCAGTAAGGCAAGATGGTTCAGACACAGCGTCTGTGCAGCTTCATAGCAGAGAGAGCAGTGACATCATTGCCTCTCAAGCTCTAAGAAAAACAGAAGTCAAGATTGAGACGCAACCAAATGGGTCAGAGGTTACCACAACCATTATGGAGATCGCAGACCAG GATCATGGTATGAGTGGCCTGCGGGAAGCCCCATTCTCAGTGACAGAGAGGATCTCTCCT GTAAGCTTCGGATCTTTAGCCAGAGAGGGTTCTGGGTCTCCTCTATTTGTAACAGAGAATGTGACTTCAGCCACAACACACGTTACCAAA
- the si:dkey-178k16.1 gene encoding band 4.1-like protein 3 isoform X9 encodes MSEKGSTSDMKNAMEGDGKRTRDQDHDSKMSDEHRDTDDSSEKTSSRMSRSPQKSSKKPKTVPVKVSLLDGSEYETGVEKSCKGQVLLDMVCDHLNLLEKDYFGLTFCDADSQKNWLDPSKEIKKQIRVGSWQFSFAVKFYPPDPSQLIEDITRYYLCLQLREDMLSGRLPCSFVTHALLGSYAVQAELGDYDPDEHGLDYISNFHFAPNQTRELEERVMELHRTYRGMSPAEAEVNFLENAKKLSMYGVDLHHAKDSEGIDIMLGVCSSGLLIYRDRLRINRFAWPKILKISYKRSNFYIKIRPGEVEKKYEQFESTIGFKLPNHRASKRLWKVCIEHHTFFRLVSPEPPPKGFLVIGSKFRYSGRTQAQTRQASALIDRPAPQFERSASRRYLLSRSLEGASALGDTMDRLSQHTCSDPAHSLSRDDLDRDFMEPSPEQEMDQQQKQTLDKRSERDATPSKAMGEEPGSPLDSKAESDQDLAPRPKQEQFLDKPEDVLQKHQASINELKRALREPNSKLVHREKRLSVTSSGSTPEKKTASEEPIFIEEQDGCQTDSTLGSKEEKNKKSDRIESPLLQNEVDQAISGKICMARGGPIGSHSRKSNMNSMPSPEKPQRTKIYALKNEHIHETHSTGKNLNDNGLPHENHLENNIHANGYDEYPAETTWTERRFVGTTHVEDFWNYEEKHQGEVSPNAVIDKHMRDQYNGSRWERQSVESSDKKIKSKTTERKAVLRSDSVKSNTAEPEAKRVVPLKPERSKKLKGHGSKDQSERDALYSNLFDETKGTKSEESSGTEKLPAFCTRASVTSVTDSTAAAPKRDYTANGYVRETRKCSQTYRKQFQDTEDNTDQRLISADDDQVCFEDTSPLSDFPSNLIFSGFEQMTPLYSHVKPQKSREMRQKQTSPTDSSHSLLKSSSLESAQKKPSEPLPTPAIHAEPQEEVQREPWERRLGSVSEDDPDPDNLYFKETHLGIERKCSSITVSSTSSLEAEVDFTVLMDLQTGMEEFSRGMSELGEKDLSPELSDRAAHPAFMLGSEPIIIPQEKPTEILRSMEEPKPIIDQKTVEQRKPEPFVPKKAPRSVKAAQALKKESAELVQSFQSVRQDGSDTASVQLHSRESSDIIASQALRKTEVKIETQPNGSEVTTTIMEIADQDHGMSGLREAPFSVTERISPLRIFSQRGFWVSSICNRECDFSHNTRYQNSKRRILRDKDREKDYHYWR; translated from the exons AAATCATGTAAAGGTCAAGTCTTGCTGGATATGGTGTGTGATCATCTGAATCTGTTGGAGAAGGACTACTTTGGCCTGACCTTCTGTGATGCTGACAGTCAAAAG AACTGGCTGGACCCATCAAAAGAGATCAAAAAACAAATTCGGG TAGGCTCCTGGCAGTTTTCATTTGCTGTCAAGTTCTATCCTCCTGACCCCTCACAGCTGATAGAAGACATCACTCG GTATTACCTGTGTCTTCAGTTAAGAGAGGACATGCTGTCGGGCCGCTTGCCATGTTCATTTGTCACACACGCTTTGCTAGGCTCATATGCCGTGCAGGCTGAACTGGGAGATTATGACCCAGATGAGCATGGACTTGACTACATCAGCAACTTCCACTTTGCTCCCAACCAGACACGCGAGCTGGAAGAGAGAGTTATGGAGCTCCACCGCACCTACAG GGGCATGAGTCCTGCGGAAGCTGAGGTGAACTTTCTGGAGAATGCTAAAAAGCTGTCAATGTACGGAGTCGATCTTCATCATGCAAAG GACTCTGAGGGCATTGACATaatgttaggtgtgtgttcaaGTGGCCTGTTGATCTACAGAGACCGTTTGCGCATTAACCGTTTTGCTTGGCCCAAGATTCTGAAAATCTCCTATAAGAGAAGCAACTTTTACATCAAAATCCGCCCTGGAGAGGTAGAGAAAAAG TATGAACAGTTTGAGAGCACCATTGGCTTTAAGCTGCCCAACCATCGAGCTTCCAAACGCTTGTGGAAGGTCTGCATTGAACACCACACCTTTTTCAG GTTGGTCTCTCCTGAACCCCCACCCAAAGGTTTTTTGGTGATTGGCTCGAAGTTCCGCTACAGTGGTCGGACCCAGGCCCAGACACGCCAGGCGAGTGCATTAATTGACAGGCCAGCCCCTCAGTTTGAGCGATCGGCTAGTCGGAGGTACTTACTCTCACGCAGTCTCGAAGGAG CATCTGCTCTGGGTGACACGATGGACAGACTCTCCCAGCACACCTGCAGTGACCCTGCACATAGCCTCTCCAGAGACGATCTGGACCGGGACTTCATGGAGCCTAGTCCAGAGCAGGAAATGGACCAGCAGCAGAAGCAAACCCTAGATAAGAGATCAGAGAGAGATGCTACTCCATCAAAGGCCATG GGGGAGGAGCCAGGCTCTCCTCTAGACTCTAAAGCTGAG TCGGACCAGGACTTGGCCCCTCGCCCTAAACAGGAG CAGTTCCTGGATAAACCTGAAGATGTACTGCAAAAACATCAGGCAAGTATCAACGAATTGAAGAGAGCGCTGAGGGAGCCCAACAGCAAGTTAGTCCACAGAGAGAAACGTCTGTCCGTGACCTCTTCTGGCAGCACTCCAGAGAAAAAAACT GCATCTGAGGAACCCATATTTATTGAGGAGCAAGACGGTTGTCAAACAGACTCAACCCTCGGTtcaaaagaggaaaagaacaaGAAGTCTGATAGAATAGAGTCACCACTCCTTCAGAATGAAGTAGATCAAGCAATTAGTGGGAAAATCTGTATGGCTCGTGGCGGCCCAATAGGAAGTCATTCCAGAAAATCAAATATGAACTCCATGCCATCCCCAGAGAAGCCTCAAAGAACCAAGATTTATGCATTAAAGAATGAACATATCCATGAAACCCATTCTACTGGCAAGAACTTAAATGACAATGGACTTCCACATGAGAATCATTTGGAGAATAATATTCATGCAAATGGCTATGACGAATATCCAGCAGAGACTACTTGGACTGAAAGAAGATTTGTTGGCACAACTCATGTAGAAGATTTTTGGAACTATGAAGAGAAACACCAGGGTGAGGTTTCCCCCAATGCAGTAATAGACAAACATATGAGAGATCAATATAATGGAAGCAGATGGGAGAGACAATCTGTGGAAAGTTcagacaaaaaaattaaaagcaaaACAACGGAACGCAAAGCAGTTCTAAGGAGTGATTCGGTTAAGAGTAATACTGCAGAACCAGAAGCAAAACGAGTTGTTCCCCTGAAACCTGAGAGGTCCAAAAAACTAAAAGGACATGGATCCAAAGATCAAAGTGAAAGAGATGCACTTTATTCCAATTTATTTGATGAGACAAAAGGAACAAAGTCTGAAGAATCATCTGGAACTGAAAAACTACCAGCTTTTTGCACACGGGCAAGTGTGACTTCAGTCACGGACAGCACTGCAGCAGCTCCTAAAAGAGACTACACAGCTAATGGCTATGTTAGAGAAACCAGAAAATGCAGCCAAACATACAGGAAACAATTTCAGGATACAGAAGACAATACTGATCAGAGACTGATCAGTGCCGATGATGACCAGGTTTGCTTTGAAGACACTTCACCACTGTCTGATTTCCCATCAAACTTAATATTTTCTGGCTTTGAGCAAATGACCCCTTTGTATTCTCATGTAAAGCCCCAGAAGTCGAGAGAGATGCGACAAAAACAGACATCCCCTACTGACTCCAGCCACAGCCTCCTCAAGAGCTCCAGCTTAGAATCAGCCCAAAAGAAACCATCG GAACCCCTTCCCACCCCAGCAATTCATGCGGAACCTCAGGAGGAAGTCCAG AGAGAGCCATGGGAACGACGTCTGGGATCAGTGTCCGAGGATGACCCAGACCCAGACAATCTATATTTCAAGGAGACCCATCTGGGCATTGAACGTAAATGCTCCAGCATCACCGTTAGCTCCACGTCCAGTTTAGAGGCCGAGGTGGACTTCACTGTCCTCATGGACCTTCAAACAGGGATGGAAGAGTTCTCCAGAGGAATGTCAGAATTAGGAGAGAAGGACCTCTCACCTGAACTTTCAGACCGGGCAGCACATCCAGCTTTCATGCTAGGGTCTGAGCCTATCATCATTCCACAAGAGAAACCCACAGAAATATTAAGGTCAATGGAAGAACCGAAACCCATCATAGATCAGAAGACTGTGGAGCAGCGTAAACCTGAG CCTTTTGTGCCAAAAAAAGCGCCAAGGTCAGTGAAGGCTGCTCAAGCTTTAAAAAAGGAATCTGCAGAGCTCGTTCAGTCGTTCCAGTCAGTAAGGCAAGATGGTTCAGACACAGCGTCTGTGCAGCTTCATAGCAGAGAGAGCAGTGACATCATTGCCTCTCAAGCTCTAAGAAAAACAGAAGTCAAGATTGAGACGCAACCAAATGGGTCAGAGGTTACCACAACCATTATGGAGATCGCAGACCAG GATCATGGTATGAGTGGCCTGCGGGAAGCCCCATTCTCAGTGACAGAGAGGATCTCTCCT CTTCGGATCTTTAGCCAGAGAGGGTTCTGGGTCTCCTCTATTTGTAACAGAGAATGTGACTTCAGCCACAACACACGTTACCAAA